The genomic DNA TCATGTTTCGTGACCAGGTGAGACCCCCACCTATTGCCCCAACCCTTTGCCCGTGTATGTTCTTGCTGTGTGGCCAGAATCGCTCTTATAATATTGTGGCCAAATTATCTGGGGGAGGTGGATGACAGAGTAGCCACGTTGTGAGCAGGGGGTCCTATCAGCAGCCCTATTTCATTTACCCTCTCTGTCCCTGCAAGGAGTGAACTCAGAATAAGGAATGCCTTTCTTTCTGACTCTTTCCTCCTTGTTCCAAACCAGAACCCCAAGCTGCTGGCAGGAGTAGGACAGGGCCACTTGGCTCAGGAGCGGAGCACAGATGTGGCAGAACTGGAGGTGCTGCGCCAGCGCGAGGCAGCAGAGAGGAAAACCCGAGCCCTTCAGCGAGGCCACAGGTGCGAGGTGGAGAGCTGTCATGCCTGGGTTTCCATCCTGGCCCTGTGGAATGTCAAGGGCTTGGGCCAGACACTGAGGGCTGAGGCGGGTGAGCAGACAGCGTTTTGCAGTTGTGACAAGCACAGCTTTGCTGGTGAAAGCACATGGGGATAAAGCTCTGAGGTCTCGGACTCACAGGGACTTTGGTTTTGTTGCAGGCATTCACGATTTGGGGGCTCCTACATCATCCAGGGGTTGAAATCCATTGGTGACAGGGACCTCATCTTTCACAAAGGTCTTCACAATGTGAGTATGCCCCCATCTGGGCAGGAACACTGTGGAGCTGGGGGCACCTAAGAAGAAAAGCTGCTCTGTTCTTGAGCTTAGAAAGCTGGAGATGGTATGAGACACAGAGCCTCTGGCAGTATTGTCTTTACCTATGTCTTCACTTTGCACCAGAGGGAGAGAACCTTCTAGGAGTTTCTTCTGAGAAAATTGTAACACCAGGAATGTGGAAAGAGGTGCAAGGGGAGGGTGGCTAGGAGTAATTAATGCTCCCCCAACCCACACCCCCAGCTCCAAAACTACAGCTCAGATTTGGGAAAACAGCCCCAGAGGGTGCCGAAGCATCGCCAGGCCGCCCAGGAGCTGTCTGCTCAGCGCCGCTCTGCCCTCAGTGTGAGACTCTTCCTCAGAGACTTCTGCTCTGAGTTCCTGGAGAACTGTTACAACCGGCTCATGGGCTCCGTGAAGGTGGGAGCCCAGGAGGGAGGGCACCCTTGAGCGATGGTGAAGATGCCAGGAGTGGGTTACTGGCACCACAGAAAAAGGATAGAGAAATTGCCCCAGAGGCAGGGGAAAGGAATGTGGAGAGACCTGAGAACAAGAGAGGGTTGGAAATGGTGTGTCTTTGAGTGCTGTCCCAGTGGTGTCCACAGTCCACCTCTGTAGGACAGGAGGAAGTTGGAAGCTCTGGGGCCATGGTGGTCTTTCTTCCTGGACTCAGGGTCTCCTGCTTCGGGAGAGGGCTCAGCAGCATGATGAGGTCTACTACATGTGGGCCCTGGCCTTCTTTATGGCCTTCAACCGAGCTGCCTCCTTCCAGCCGGGCCTGGTCTCTGAGACCCTCAGTGTCCGCACCTTTCACTTCATCGAGCAGAACCTCACCACCTACTATGAGATGATGCTGACTGACCGCAAGGAGGCCACCTCCTGGGCACACCGGTGCGTGCAGTGGGAATGGGGGCAGAGTTGGCATCTTGGCCAGGCTGAGAGCAAGGACGAGGTGGCCTGTGCTGGTCTCTGGGCACTTACTCTGGGTGGGGAAGTCTCCGTGGACTCATGGCCCAAGCTGTCCTCCAGCTCACTGGCTTCCCTCGTGGCCCAGGACGCACCTGGCTCTGAAGGCCTACCAGGAGCTGCTGGCCATGGTGAACGAGATGGACGCAGCCCCAGATGTGGCTATGAGGGAGAGCAGTCACATCATCAAGAGTGAGACCCCCGCTTTCCCCCCTCATGACCAGACTCTCACTCTTCCCAGTCCCGCTCCATCCATCCCCCTTCCCAGACCTCCTGATCAGTCctattcctttctcttcccctttcctAGACAACATTTTCTATGTGATGGAATACCGAGAGCTATTCCTGACACTCTTTCGAAAGTTCGATGAGAGACACCAGCCCCGCTCTTTCCTTCGTGACCTGGTGGAAACCACTCATCTCTTCCTCAAGATGTTGGAGCGGTTCTGTCAGAGCCGTGGGAACCTGCTGGTGCAGGTGTGGAAAGAGCTGTGCAGGAAGGGGAGGACAGCAGACTCTCCCATATGGTCTGTAGCGTGAGCTGACCTGACTGACTGCACTAAGAGGCCAGGAAGTTTTCTGGTATCACTGGTGTGAATCTACTGTAGTTTCCCCCTCCAGCTAGATGAATCCCTGATCTACCATAAATAGCTTCATTCATTCAGGAAACATTCATCTAACAACTACTTGTGTTGAGCATGTAAACTCTGAGGATTCTTGATTTTAGAGTTCAGTAATTATGCTTTGGTATTTCCTGGCTGTACTTCACAAGCATTGTAATGAGATGGAAATAGCCTTTAAGTAAAAGTCAGAAGGTGTGGTGGGATCTCACTCTGTATTAGTTACTGTCAGAATAACTCAAGCTGCTTGTGTTGGTCTCCAGATCTGTAAAGTTGGGATTGTAACATGTGcctgaaatgaaataataagtGACAAGTCGGGACAGAAAGAAAACTTCAAGGAATTTATATCCTAGAGACACAGGGACTGTGCTTTGTAAAAATCTTCCTATACTATTTGCTACAGATTGAAATCAGTTAGGTTTAGACTTGAAAGTGGTAACAGTTCCAGTCAGACTCTGCTAAAAGGGGTTTTTGCACTTGGCTCTATTGTATTACCAGAAATAGTAAGTGCTGTCATTTATCCAGTGTTTACTATGCGTCAGAAGTTGTGCTGATGTtttcatgtaatcctcacaactaGGACATGCGCCCAGATTGGCCAAGGAGCTTGTCCAAGTCTTACTAGTAAGTGGCTAGTGTCACTACTGAGACCCAGGTGTACTGGACTCAGGCTCCTAGCCATTGGTGTATTTAATTTGAAGGTCCTTGAATAGGGCATAAACCTCGAGGGCTTCCCAGTCCATCCCTTTTGCCTATATCAGAGACTGATTCATAGCTGTGACTTTCAGAAGCAAGATTGGGGTGTTAACTCTCTCCTGctttccaggagaaaaaaaattataggtTATATTTACATAGTGCTTTGCATTTTACAAAGCCTTTTCATGTAGAATGTCTTATCCTCATAGTGTGTGTTCATTCCGTAGACTTCTACTTCAGATAACACTGCCTTTGGGAAATCTCTGACTCCAAAAAATGAGTCAGTGTTTTGCCATGGCATTTTTTGCCCACCCATACTCAAGGTCTGACCCATGCTGTAATATAATTTACCTGTCTTTCACCTATCTCCCCCCACTAGACTACAAGTTCctcaaaggcaagaaaaaaacaccaCTCACTGTTTCTTCCCCATTGCCTATGAGTAGCATAGTGGTCACTCGATGACTAATTAATTTAGATAGCTAATTGattaattaaagaagacacatggGAAAAAGCACCTTTAGCCCTCCTGCCTTCCTTATACAGTTCTTTCTCTGCAGAacaaacaaaagaagagaaagaagaaagagaaggtccTAAACCAGCCTGTTGCTTCTGATAATGCTCCCTGTATCCCCGGGGGCCTAGAGGCTGTGTGGCCATCCCTGGTCGAGCAGCTACATTGCTGTGTCCAGGTAGGTAGTGGCAGAAACCCCATCTTTTTCAAGGCTGGTGCTCTGGGTAGGCTCTCTGGGTTTCCCTCCTGTCGGCTCCCGCAGCCTTAGTACCTCTCTAGGACCCTGAGCTCAGTCTGGACTCTATGGTTCCCTTCGATGCGGCCTCAGAGGTGCCTGTGGAAGAGCAGCGGGCAGCAGCCATGGTGCGAGTCCAAGACTGTCTTCTGGCTGGCCAGGCCTCACAGGCTCTGACCCTCCTTAGGTCGGCCCGGTAAGAGCCCGCCCACCTGTCCACCTGGTCCAGCTCCTGGGCTCTGGGCTGGCGCCCCTCCCTGGTGCAGGGTTCTCCATCTCACAGGAGAGAAGCCCGTCGGAAGCTGGGTTTCTGAGGTTCTGACTGGCTTATTGGGGGTGGTGGTTGGTTGCTTTTGTTCTATTTTTGAGACATATCAGAAAGCACAGTTAATTAGGGGAAAGAAAACAATTCTGTGAGCCAAAATAGTCATCACAAACATTTTGATGAATTATCTTCCACTGGGTTTTTTCCTCTGTGTTATATGTAGACATACGAGATACactttttacaaaaatgaaatactgcACATAACTGATTTATAGTACTTTTTCACTTGATATATTGTGAGCATTTCTCATCAGATATATTTCTATAATTGTTGATGACAATGGGAATATGTATATTTCTTCAACCAAATATCAAAACATCTagattgtttacagttttgctcTTCAATGATTTTCATTGCCATGCAGCTTATGAGGGAAAACATCCCTAAAGTCTTTGTTTCATCTTTGAGGTAGTAGTTTGCATTCTCTTTCCGGCTCACACATGAAATAAGTCTGAATTAAATCTCACTCAAATAACTCAGAATTCCCTCTTGTTAAAGCCTTGTTTCTCTCTGTGCTCCAGGGAGGTGTGGCCAGAAGGAGATGTGTTTGGCTCTCAAGACATTCCCCGAGAGGAAGAGATCCAGCTGCTGAAACAAATCCTATATACCCCACTTCCCCGTGAGTGCTGTCTCCTGCACCTAACTGCCAGGCTCTTCTCTAGGACCAGCATCACAGAGACCCAGTAATCTtccctcttctcttccctcttcctaTAGGGCAGCCCAGggtagaggaggaagaggaggaggagcagtTGCAAGTGGTCCAGGTGTCAGAGAAAGAATTTAATTTTCTGGACTACCTGAAACGGTGCGAGCTGAGCAGCCTCAGGATGGAGATCGTGGGGCTGGGAAGGGTCAGCAGCATCCTATGCTGACATCTGCCTGCCTGTCCTGGCAGCTTTGCAAGCTCAGCTGTGGTCCGAGCCTACACCTTGCTGCTGCGCACCTACCCACAGAACAGCCCCCACACCAACCACTGCGTGGCCAAGATGCTGCACCGGCTGGCCCATGACCTCAACATGGAAGCCCTTCTTTTCCAGCTCTCACTCTTCTGCCTCTTCAACCATCTGCTTAGTGACCCCGCTGCTGGGGCCTACAAAGTGAGGGGTTATTGAGAAATGAAGATGTGGAGGCGTAGTGGAGTCCTGAGGTAGAAGGATAGCCTTTGAGAGAAACAGGCTGCTCAGTGGTGTCACAGGCGGAAAGAAGTGAGAACGACGAGGAAGCAGGCAGGCAGCGTGAGGCTGCTGCGTGGGGAAGGCCAGGAGAGGGGGTCTGAGTGAGGAGGGGCCAGCAGGAGCAGGTGTAGAGAAGACTCAGAGGGCCAGGGTATGTACCTGTGTAGAGCAGAGCCCTCACAGCAGCCTTCCTCTCCCACAGGAGCTAGTGACTTTTGCCAAATACATCCTGGGCAAGTTCTTTGCATTGGCTGCAGTCAACCCAAAAGTCTTTGTGGAGCTGCTCTTCTGGAAGAACACAGCTGTGGTTCAAGAGATGGCCGAGGGCTATGGCTCCCTGGATGGCAGGTGAGCTTGAAGATGAGGAGGGGTGGACCATATGGTGACATGGTCACAGTGTATCAAAGCTGGAAGAGCTTGCAGATAAGTTAGTCTAGCCCTTCTTCCCCTTCAGAAGCAACAAAACAAGCCAAAAAGTGAAATGCTGTGTCTAAGGTCACCCAAGAGAGGAACTGGAATGGGAGCCTGGTTTCTGTCTACTCTGGGTCCCTTCTCTACTTCCTTGGGGCTGTTGGGAGTGGGGTTGCTCCCAGAGACAGGTCATGTTACTCTGTCCCACATTGTGCTGTAGATGCTTGTCCTCTTTTCTTCAGAAGCTCAGCTTCTCTCCTTTAggacttccctccctcccccataaTGCTCTCAGCCTCTGCAGTGTGACGTTCCATAGTCCAGCCTCTTGGAAATCTCAGGAAATCTCTTCATCTGAGCTTGGATCCTCCAGTGAAGGAGTGAAGGGCATCTGCTAGCTGGCTGCCTGGGATTACCTGGGTCACCGTTCTTGTTCCTGCTAGACTGACCTTTGGTCCCCCCTTTTTGGGTCAACAGCTACATGCTGCCCTTCTCCTTGCCCTGTTTAGATCCAGTCACAGACCCCCTGTGTGGAGCCCAGAGGAGGAGGCCCAGCTTCAGGAACTGTACCTCACCCATAAGGATGTGGAAGGTATGAGGCCTTGAGGTCTGAAGAGCGTATGAGGAGGGTAGCTGAGCTCCGGGACCCCCTACCGCCTTGCTCCCCCACTGCAGGTCAGGATGTAGCGGACACCATTGTGGCGCACCTGAAAGCTCCTCGAACACGCAAGCAGGTCATCTGCCATCTGGTGCGGCTGGGCCTGGCTGATAGTGTCAGGGACTTCCAGAGGTAGCGGCATGTGCTCTGCGGGGACTGAGATAGGGCGTCCTGTTCGCTCCCTGGGCCCCCCTGCCACTGACACCTCCTTTAGCAGGAAAAGAACACATATTGTACTGTGGACAGAAGATCAGGAACTGGAACTGCAGCGGCTCTTCGAGGAGTTTCAGGACTCAGATGGTAAGGAGGTGGGAGCTCGTGGAGCCCCTGGAATAAAGCCAAGCTGTTCTTTCTTGTCCCCCTGCTTCCTATTCCCACAGAAGGCTGATCCTGTCCCTTCTGCCCACTTTGCATATTTGTGTTGCTGTTTTTGAGTGAATTAAATTAGCCTCTTTACAAACTTCTGACTCCTTTTACTAATCCCTTTCCCATACTGCTCTGGGGTATTCACCTCCCTCTCTATAGATGTCCTGGGTCACGTCATGAAGAACATCACAGCCAAACGTTCACGGGCCCGAATAGTGGATAAGCTGCTGGCTTTGGGGCTGGTGGCGGACCGGCGGGAGCTATACAAGAAACGCCAGAAGAAGCTGGTGCCCTCAAACTGGGTAACAGTCTCACTCTGGCTCTGCAGGCATGGCCCACACCCCCTGCATTGCCCCCTAGAAGGCATATACCCAGATTCTCCCCGCCTCCAGCTCTTCTGACAAGGATCCCCAGGTGGGTGGTCAGGAGCCAGAGTGCCTCCTCATTTCTCcatcttgtttcctttttctatttccCACCTGAATTTTAGCCTAAAGGAGAAGAGACCCTGAGAGATTTCTGTCAGAAAGACCTTCCAGAGGAAGACCTGCCAGAGGAAGAGGGTGAGGAGGATGGAGGGAACCGGGAGGACGCTGAAGCAGAGCAAGCCCAGGGTCATTCGGCCCGTTTGGCAGAAAGCCTCAGGCACAACCTGTATCTGGAAGGTGAGGAACTTGGGCTGCATAGGTGTTTACAGTTGGGGTTTGGGAGCATGAGccaatgatgcatttccttcctgcCCATAGGCTTTTCTGCTCCCCTCCTGTGGCTCCAGAACTGCCTGCTGAGAGTGGCAGATGATCGGGAAGAGGATGGTGGGTGGATGAATGCTGGTGTTAGGACTGGGTGCTGGAGGCTGCTGGAGACCTGGTCATGGGATGGAGGGCCAGTCCTTCCCATCGTCACAGCATGATTGTGGACCCTGTCCTAGGTTGCTCCTCAGCGGTTCCTCTGGTACCACTGACGGAAGAAAATGAGGAAGCGATGGAAAATGAGCAATTTCAGCAGCTGTTGATCAAGCTTGGAGTTTGGCCTCCTGCCTCTGGACAGGTAAGTACACTGGTCATGGTACCAGCCAAGGCATGTTGCTGTTTCAGACTGCATCTCTCCTCTCGCTTCTGTCGGCTCTGACCAAGACTCTGACAGCTGCCCTGCTGGTCTTCCTCTCCCCATGCTCGCCTTCCCCTAGACCATCTTCCATGCTACCCCGGAGTTTTCTTTCTATCACTGCCTGTCCAGAGCCAGGGTGATTTCCTGCTGTTTGCAGGGCAGTCTGTCTGCAGCCTCCGCATAGTGTGCCTGGCCCTAGCCAGCCTTTTTGCAGCCTCAGGGCCATGCCATCCACACACCTACTTACCCATAGTCAACCTGGACTTCATCCCACTCTCCAAAATTAGACTTCCTGATACCTCTGAACCCAATTATGCCAGTCCCTCTACCGAAAGGctccagccacacacacacatcacccatCTTCTTGATGAATGTCCACCCAATCTTCAAGAGTTAGTCCActtgtcacctcctcagagaagcagTCCCTGTCATCTTCCAACCCCTGAAGTGAAAGTAATGTGCTGGCACTGGGGTTCGTTTATTCCCTCGGTACAGTGGCATTGCAGTGTGTAGGCTGTCCCATCAGGCTGAGTTCCTTGAGAACAAGGAACATCTGATTCACCTGTAGCTCCCCAGGatccattctttcattcatttaattaacAACTAAATTACTGGTTGCAAATATAATCCCTGATGTATTAGGCACTGCACTAGATATTGGGCATATATTGGGTAATTAAGCAATAAGTAGAGTTCACAGCCCTGTGGGCCTTCACCAACATGGGGTCATATTTATTCAATGAAATAATACCTAAATCTGATGACCTAGAGACTGTTTTCCCACCACTCCCATTTTCaacttctttgttcctataggAAACCTTCTGGCGAATTCCAGCCAAGCTGAGTCCCACCCAGCTCCGAAGGGTAGCAGCTTCCTTGAGtcaagcagaggaagagaaagagcctCTTCCGGGACTAGAACCAAAAGTCCTTGGAGAGCAAGGACTTGAGGAGGCTCACCAGACAGAGCACCAGGCACAAGCCCTGAGGGCCCTCCTGTTAGCCCATAGAAAGGAAGCCGGCCTGGTGTTCCTGGAGGGTAATAGCAGGGCCACTCACGTCTTaagtacttactgtgtgccagcatGTTGATCTCCAGGGCTGATCGTGTATTTTGAGAATatgaggcctcagttcctcattcTGTGCCTCTTACAGTCTCtgcaggggagggggctgctggtgGGAGGCGGCAGCTGCTGGACAGCAAAGAGGAGCGGGAGGCCGTGGAGGGTAGGGACAATGGTAGGATCTGGTTGGACCTGCTTTTTCTTGATCATTAGCATTTTCCCTCCCCTTCTGAAAACAAATGCTGCCACCTGCCTTCTCCCGTAACATACTTAGATGCTCTTCCTCTTCCCACCTGTCATTCTCAGCACCAGAATCAGGAGTGCCAGGAATCCAGAAGAAGAAACGATTTCAGATGCAGGATGAAGATGAGAACAACAATGGGCCAGAAGCCTAGAAGGAGCAATTGACCGTTTTTAGGTGGTGAATTTAAATCAGAGTTGGGAGTGTCACACAGGACCAGAAGCTCCTCTCGCTGGGCACAAGTGGTAGCATCCTGGGCTTCTCCAGGAATTTAGGCAACAGTGTTAGACCCTTTGCAGGTAGTCCTTGCTTCCCCCAGTTCACCTGTGTGCCTCAATAGACCTCCGGAGACAACTTCTAGGAGCCATTTCTTTGGGCTTATGAGCACCCCTCAGCAAATGAGAGATGACTGAAGTACAGAAGGCACCTTGGACCCCCTTATTAGTCTGTCCTTTTAGCTTTCTGCTAGAGTGAGTTTTGGGTCACAGCAGATAGGGAGCCTTCTGACATGATGGGTATTGTACCATTTTAAAAAGGCACCAGATGCCCTGGTCctcattttctttcctgttaCCCTTTAGACAACAGATTGAGCCCAATTCCTGCAGCTGAGGTAGGGTTGGGGTGCAGTACTCTCCAGATGGTAAACACGATTGGTTTGTTTTGTATTGAattaaacatgtaaaataaaaagttgCCAATGTTGATCTGACTTGCAAGTCTGAAGTGCTCAACCCTCCACCTGCCATGTTCTTGGAAGAGCTTAAACTGTTAGGGTTGGACCACCAGCTTTCCCTTTTCTCCTGCTTTCCCTACAGAAGACACAGTAACATTTTCTTATCATGATCTTTTGTCTGTGGTAAATCTTCAGAGTGACGAGTGTATAGCAGCAAGAAGCAGGATCCACAAGGGGAGGAGAGACCAGTTTGTCAGCATGTAGCAGAGGGGTGATAAAGTCCATGCAAGAAAGAGATGAATAAATACTGCAGATGTCACGTCCTTCCCTGTTCCTGAAAGCCATCAGCTTTCTGGCGTCCCTGTGTTTCCAGCTGAGGTAGGGTGCCGGTCAGGGAGAGCCCTAGGTAAAGGATACATTTGGACAAGCCTGTTCCTCTACTCGGTTTTTTCCTCCCATACTCTTTAAAGGTGGGGGTGAAGCTATGTCCAAGGTAATAAAAGTTTGCAAGAGCTAAGATATTGTCTAGCTCTCATTTTGTGCTATAAGAAAAATGGATAGGCAGAGAAGGACTGAATTCTAATTTTTTGATGAGCTGTGTGTTTGGTGTTCAAAATCCACAGTAAACATCAGATCTAATATCCATCAGACAatgatgaaaaatacaatggtttAAAATgccaattatttaaaatttagtgAGGTTTGCTTTATGGCCCAGGTGTGGCATATCttagtgttctgtagatactTGAATGGATTCTGTCATTGATGGGTAGAATGTTCCATAATGTTAGATTCAGTTGGTTGACAATGTTAAGTTCTCTGGCCCTGGTGACGTTCTATCTAGTGAATCCACTGATTGTTAAAAGAGGGGTGTTAAAGTCTCCAACTATGGTACTGGGTTTGTTCCttttagttctgtcagttttagctttgtgtattttgaagttctgttgtttggtacacacacacacattggattGCTATGTCTTCTTagtggactgacccttttatcgtAAGTGTCTGTCTTCATCCTCGATAATTTTCTTTGTAAAGTCTGCTTTGCAGGCACTTCAAATATattgcaggtttggttccagGTCATCACAGTAGAGCAGATATTGTAATAAAGCAAGTCAAGTGAAGTTTTGGTTTCCCAGAGCAtgaaaaagttatgtttacactggaCTCTAGTtgaagtgtgcaatagcattatgtctaaaaaaacaacagacataccttaacttaaaaatattttactcaaaaatgctcaccaccatctgagctttcagcaggtGCAGTCTCTCTGTGGAGGAGAGTCCTGCCCCGGTGTTACAGCTGCTGGCTGATCAGAGGATGGTTGCTGAAGGCAGGGGTGGCTGAGGCCATTTCCTAAAACAAGACAACACTGAAGTTTGCCACATcagtgactcttcctttcacgaaCAacttctctgtagcatgtgatgctgtttgacagCATTTACCCACAAGGGAACTTTCAAAGTTAGAGTCAAAGTCTTCTCAGATCCTCTTGCTGTATGTAAGTTTATgccatattctaaatcctttgttgttatTTCATCAATTTTCACAGCATCTCATCAATTCAGAAGTATTTTCTTTGCTCATCTATAAGAAGCAACCTCTCATCCATTcaggttttatcatgagattcaGCAAGTTCAGTCACtttttcaggctccacttctaattctagttctcgctgtttccaccacatctgcagttacttcccaCTGAAGTCCTGAGTCCCCCAAGTCATCTGTGAGGGTTGAAAAcaacttccaaactcctgttcatgttgatatttttgCCTCTTCCTGTGAATCATTAATGTTCTC from Manis pentadactyla isolate mManPen7 chromosome 9, mManPen7.hap1, whole genome shotgun sequence includes the following:
- the TIMELESS gene encoding protein timeless homolog isoform X5, giving the protein MNCELLATCSALGYLEGDTYHKDPDCLESVKDLIRYLRHEDETRGVRQQLGAAQILQTDLLPILTQHHQDRPLFDAVIRLMVNLTQPALLCFGSVPKDPCPRHHFLQALDYLQAYKEAFASEKPFGVLSETLYELLQLGWEERQEEDNLLIERILLLVRNILHIPANLDREKSIDDGASVHDQLLWVIHLSGLDDLLLFLASSSAEQQWSLHVLEIISLMFRDQNPKLLAGVGQGHLAQERSTDVAELEVLRQREAAERKTRALQRGHRHSRFGGSYIIQGLKSIGDRDLIFHKGLHNLQNYSSDLGKQPQRVPKHRQAAQELSAQRRSALSVRLFLRDFCSEFLENCYNRLMGSVKGLLLRERAQQHDEVYYMWALAFFMAFNRAASFQPGLVSETLSVRTFHFIEQNLTTYYEMMLTDRKEATSWAHRTHLALKAYQELLAMVNEMDAAPDVAMRESSHIIKNNIFYVMEYRELFLTLFRKFDERHQPRSFLRDLVETTHLFLKMLERFCQSRGNLLVQNKQKKRKKKEKVLNQPVASDNAPCIPGGLEAVWPSLVEQLHCCVQDPELSLDSMVPFDAASEVPVEEQRAAAMVRVQDCLLAGQASQALTLLRSAREVWPEGDVFGSQDIPREEEIQLLKQILYTPLPPIGQPRVEEEEEEEQLQVVQVSEKEFNFLDYLKRFASSAVVRAYTLLLRTYPQNSPHTNHCVAKMLHRLAHDLNMEALLFQLSLFCLFNHLLSDPAAGAYKELVTFAKYILGKFFALAAVNPKVFVELLFWKNTAVVQEMAEGYGSLDGRSSHRPPVWSPEEEAQLQELYLTHKDVEGQDVADTIVAHLKAPRTRKQVICHLVRLGLADSVRDFQSRKRTHIVLWTEDQELELQRLFEEFQDSDDVLGHVMKNITAKRSRARIVDKLLALGLVADRRELYKKRQKKLVPSNWPKGEETLRDFCQKDLPEEDLPEEEGEEDGGNREDAEAEQAQGHSARLAESLRHNLYLEGFSAPLLWLQNCLLRVADDREEDGCSSAVPLVPLTEENEEAMENEQFQQLLIKLGVWPPASGQETFWRIPAKLSPTQLRRVAASLSQAEEEKEPLPGLEPKVLGEQGLEEAHQTEHQAQALRALLLAHRKEAGLVFLEAPESGVPGIQKKKRFQMQDEDENNNGPEA
- the TIMELESS gene encoding protein timeless homolog isoform X4 — its product is MVSPFPSLSEGRISWRPHHLCLLSPPTFPFCWLVCQCVDLYIMNCELLATCSALGYLEGDTYHKDPDCLESVKDLIRYLRHEDETRGVRQQLGAAQILQTDLLPILTQHHQDRPLFDAVIRLMVNLTQPALLCFGSVPKDPCPRHHFLQALDYLQAYKEAFASEKPFGVLSETLYELLQLGWEERQEEDNLLIERILLLVRNILHIPANLDREKSIDDGASVHDQLLWVIHLSGLDDLLLFLASSSAEQQWSLHVLEIISLMFRDQNPKLLAGVGQGHLAQERSTDVAELEVLRQREAAERKTRALQRGHRHSRFGGSYIIQGLKSIGDRDLIFHKGLHNLQNYSSDLGKQPQRVPKHRQAAQELSAQRRSALSVRLFLRDFCSEFLENCYNRLMGSVKGLLLRERAQQHDEVYYMWALAFFMAFNRAASFQPGLVSETLSVRTFHFIEQNLTTYYEMMLTDRKEATSWAHRTHLALKAYQELLAMVNEMDAAPDVAMRESSHIIKNNIFYVMEYRELFLTLFRKFDERHQPRSFLRDLVETTHLFLKMLERFCQSRGNLLVQNKQKKRKKKEKVLNQPVASDNAPCIPGGLEAVWPSLVEQLHCCVQDPELSLDSMVPFDAASEVPVEEQRAAAMVRVQDCLLAGQASQALTLLRSAREVWPEGDVFGSQDIPREEEIQLLKQILYTPLPRQPRVEEEEEEEQLQVVQVSEKEFNFLDYLKRFASSAVVRAYTLLLRTYPQNSPHTNHCVAKMLHRLAHDLNMEALLFQLSLFCLFNHLLSDPAAGAYKELVTFAKYILGKFFALAAVNPKVFVELLFWKNTAVVQEMAEGYGSLDGRSSHRPPVWSPEEEAQLQELYLTHKDVEGQDVADTIVAHLKAPRTRKQVICHLVRLGLADSVRDFQRKRTHIVLWTEDQELELQRLFEEFQDSDDVLGHVMKNITAKRSRARIVDKLLALGLVADRRELYKKRQKKLVPSNWPKGEETLRDFCQKDLPEEDLPEEEGEEDGGNREDAEAEQAQGHSARLAESLRHNLYLEGFSAPLLWLQNCLLRVADDREEDGCSSAVPLVPLTEENEEAMENEQFQQLLIKLGVWPPASGQETFWRIPAKLSPTQLRRVAASLSQAEEEKEPLPGLEPKVLGEQGLEEAHQTEHQAQALRALLLAHRKEAGLVFLEAPESGVPGIQKKKRFQMQDEDENNNGPEA
- the TIMELESS gene encoding protein timeless homolog isoform X3, with the protein product MVSPFPSLSEGRISWRPHHLCLLSPPTFPFCWLVCQCVDLYIMNCELLATCSALGYLEGDTYHKDPDCLESVKDLIRYLRHEDETRGVRQQLGAAQILQTDLLPILTQHHQDRPLFDAVIRLMVNLTQPALLCFGSVPKDPCPRHHFLQALDYLQAYKEAFASEKPFGVLSETLYELLQLGWEERQEEDNLLIERILLLVRNILHIPANLDREKSIDDGASVHDQLLWVIHLSGLDDLLLFLASSSAEQQWSLHVLEIISLMFRDQNPKLLAGVGQGHLAQERSTDVAELEVLRQREAAERKTRALQRGHRHSRFGGSYIIQGLKSIGDRDLIFHKGLHNLQNYSSDLGKQPQRVPKHRQAAQELSAQRRSALSVRLFLRDFCSEFLENCYNRLMGSVKGLLLRERAQQHDEVYYMWALAFFMAFNRAASFQPGLVSETLSVRTFHFIEQNLTTYYEMMLTDRKEATSWAHRTHLALKAYQELLAMVNEMDAAPDVAMRESSHIIKNNIFYVMEYRELFLTLFRKFDERHQPRSFLRDLVETTHLFLKMLERFCQSRGNLLVQNKQKKRKKKEKVLNQPVASDNAPCIPGGLEAVWPSLVEQLHCCVQDPELSLDSMVPFDAASEVPVEEQRAAAMVRVQDCLLAGQASQALTLLRSAREVWPEGDVFGSQDIPREEEIQLLKQILYTPLPRQPRVEEEEEEEQLQVVQVSEKEFNFLDYLKRFASSAVVRAYTLLLRTYPQNSPHTNHCVAKMLHRLAHDLNMEALLFQLSLFCLFNHLLSDPAAGAYKELVTFAKYILGKFFALAAVNPKVFVELLFWKNTAVVQEMAEGYGSLDGRSSHRPPVWSPEEEAQLQELYLTHKDVEGQDVADTIVAHLKAPRTRKQVICHLVRLGLADSVRDFQSRKRTHIVLWTEDQELELQRLFEEFQDSDDVLGHVMKNITAKRSRARIVDKLLALGLVADRRELYKKRQKKLVPSNWPKGEETLRDFCQKDLPEEDLPEEEGEEDGGNREDAEAEQAQGHSARLAESLRHNLYLEGFSAPLLWLQNCLLRVADDREEDGCSSAVPLVPLTEENEEAMENEQFQQLLIKLGVWPPASGQETFWRIPAKLSPTQLRRVAASLSQAEEEKEPLPGLEPKVLGEQGLEEAHQTEHQAQALRALLLAHRKEAGLVFLEAPESGVPGIQKKKRFQMQDEDENNNGPEA